Genomic segment of Streptosporangiales bacterium:
GCCACCGGCGAAGCGCACCGACGCCGGCTACCGCACCTACACCGACGACGACATCGCCGTGCTGCAGTTCATCCGCCAGGCCAAGACCCTCGGCCTGTCCCTCGGCGAGATCCGCGACATCCTCGACCTCCGCCGCAGCGGCACCACCCCCTGCCGCCACGTCGTCGCCCTGCTCGACCAGCGCATCCGTGAGGTCGACCGCACCATCGCCGACCTACGCCAACTCCGCCACACCCTCACCGGCACCCGCACCCACGCTCACCAACACCAGACCGACCACACCGACGGCGTGTGCCAGATCATCGAACGCAAAGAATACGATTGACCGGTGACTACGACGTCGACG
This window contains:
- a CDS encoding MerR family DNA-binding protein — its product is MSTDTAPATWTVGKAAQAAGLSAKAVRLYETKGLLPPAKRTDAGYRTYTDDDIAVLQFIRQAKTLGLSLGEIRDILDLRRSGTTPCRHVVALLDQRIREVDRTIADLRQLRHTLTGTRTHAHQHQTDHTDGVCQIIERKEYD